Proteins found in one Hyla sarda isolate aHylSar1 chromosome 7, aHylSar1.hap1, whole genome shotgun sequence genomic segment:
- the LOC130282152 gene encoding Y-box-binding protein 3-like isoform X2: MSEGTAEEPKAKAPGTEPSAAPPGIGEVEREVLATKVQGTVKWFNVRNGYGFINRNDTKEDVFVHQTAIKKNNPRKYLRSVGDGEVVEFDVVAGEKGAEAANVTGPKGSPVQGSRYAADRRRYRRGYYGRRRGPPREGGDGEIKDGAPEATQTQQPNRQPANYRPRPVPQSRPLPPTGENENKENQYETGGPDQQSRRGFRRPYNYRRRPNQGGVPVQGTKETKPSETTAEKPVPVAEKSNAV, encoded by the exons ATGAGTGAAGGAACAGCTGAAGAACCAAAGGCCAAAGCTCCAGGGACTGAACCAAGTGCTGCTCCGCCTGGTATAGGAGAAGTAGAGAGAGAAGTTTTAG CAACAAAAGTCCAGGGCACCGTAAAATGGTTCAACGTTAGAAATGGCTATGGATTCATAAATAG AAATGACACCAAAGAAGATGTCTTTGTCCACCAG ACAGCAATCAAGAAAAATAATCCTCGCAAATACCTGCGAAGTGTAGGggatggagaggtggtggagttTGATGTTGTTGCTGGGGAAAAg GGCGCCGAAGCAGCTAATGTGACCGGCCCAAAAGGATCTCCAGTCCAAGGTAGCCGTTATGCTGCTGATCGCCGTAGATATCGCCGTGGTTACTATGGTCGCAGAAGAGGTCCTCCAAGGGAG GGAGGTGATGGAGAGATCAAAGACGGTGCCCCTGAAGCAACTCAAACCCAGCAACCAAATCGCCAACCAGCCAACTACAGACCAAG ACCTGTGCCTCAGTCCAGACCTCTTCCACCTACTGGAGAAAATGAAAACAAAGAAAATCAGTATGAGACAGGAGGTCCAGATCAACAAAGCCGACGAGGTTTCCGAAGACCGTACAACTACCGGCGTCGACCTAACCAAGGTGGTGTACCAGTACAGGGGACTAAGGAGACCAAG CCATCTGAAACCACAGCTGAGAAGCCCGTGCCTGTGGCTGAGAAAAGCAATGCTGTGTAA
- the LOC130282152 gene encoding Y-box-binding protein 3-like isoform X1 yields MSEGTAEEPKAKAPGTEPSAAPPGIGEVEREVLATKVQGTVKWFNVRNGYGFINRNDTKEDVFVHQTAIKKNNPRKYLRSVGDGEVVEFDVVAGEKGAEAANVTGPKGSPVQGSRYAADRRRYRRGYYGRRRGPPREGGDGEIKDGAPEATQTQQPNRQPANYRPRYRRPVPQSRPLPPTGENENKENQYETGGPDQQSRRGFRRPYNYRRRPNQGGVPVQGTKETKPSETTAEKPVPVAEKSNAV; encoded by the exons ATGAGTGAAGGAACAGCTGAAGAACCAAAGGCCAAAGCTCCAGGGACTGAACCAAGTGCTGCTCCGCCTGGTATAGGAGAAGTAGAGAGAGAAGTTTTAG CAACAAAAGTCCAGGGCACCGTAAAATGGTTCAACGTTAGAAATGGCTATGGATTCATAAATAG AAATGACACCAAAGAAGATGTCTTTGTCCACCAG ACAGCAATCAAGAAAAATAATCCTCGCAAATACCTGCGAAGTGTAGGggatggagaggtggtggagttTGATGTTGTTGCTGGGGAAAAg GGCGCCGAAGCAGCTAATGTGACCGGCCCAAAAGGATCTCCAGTCCAAGGTAGCCGTTATGCTGCTGATCGCCGTAGATATCGCCGTGGTTACTATGGTCGCAGAAGAGGTCCTCCAAGGGAG GGAGGTGATGGAGAGATCAAAGACGGTGCCCCTGAAGCAACTCAAACCCAGCAACCAAATCGCCAACCAGCCAACTACAGACCAAGGTATCGCAG ACCTGTGCCTCAGTCCAGACCTCTTCCACCTACTGGAGAAAATGAAAACAAAGAAAATCAGTATGAGACAGGAGGTCCAGATCAACAAAGCCGACGAGGTTTCCGAAGACCGTACAACTACCGGCGTCGACCTAACCAAGGTGGTGTACCAGTACAGGGGACTAAGGAGACCAAG CCATCTGAAACCACAGCTGAGAAGCCCGTGCCTGTGGCTGAGAAAAGCAATGCTGTGTAA
- the LOC130282152 gene encoding Y-box-binding protein 3-like isoform X3, with translation MSEGTAEEPKAKAPGTEPSAAPPGIGEVEREVLATKVQGTVKWFNVRNGYGFINRNDTKEDVFVHQTAIKKNNPRKYLRSVGDGEVVEFDVVAGEKGAEAANVTGPKGSPVQGSRYAADRRRYRRGYYGRRRGPPREGGDGEIKDGAPEATQTQQPNRQPANYRPRYRRPVPQSRPLPPTGENENKENQYETGGPDQQSRRGFRRPYNYRRRPNQGGVPVQGTKETKESQDSLSSG, from the exons ATGAGTGAAGGAACAGCTGAAGAACCAAAGGCCAAAGCTCCAGGGACTGAACCAAGTGCTGCTCCGCCTGGTATAGGAGAAGTAGAGAGAGAAGTTTTAG CAACAAAAGTCCAGGGCACCGTAAAATGGTTCAACGTTAGAAATGGCTATGGATTCATAAATAG AAATGACACCAAAGAAGATGTCTTTGTCCACCAG ACAGCAATCAAGAAAAATAATCCTCGCAAATACCTGCGAAGTGTAGGggatggagaggtggtggagttTGATGTTGTTGCTGGGGAAAAg GGCGCCGAAGCAGCTAATGTGACCGGCCCAAAAGGATCTCCAGTCCAAGGTAGCCGTTATGCTGCTGATCGCCGTAGATATCGCCGTGGTTACTATGGTCGCAGAAGAGGTCCTCCAAGGGAG GGAGGTGATGGAGAGATCAAAGACGGTGCCCCTGAAGCAACTCAAACCCAGCAACCAAATCGCCAACCAGCCAACTACAGACCAAGGTATCGCAG ACCTGTGCCTCAGTCCAGACCTCTTCCACCTACTGGAGAAAATGAAAACAAAGAAAATCAGTATGAGACAGGAGGTCCAGATCAACAAAGCCGACGAGGTTTCCGAAGACCGTACAACTACCGGCGTCGACCTAACCAAGGTGGTGTACCAGTACAGGGGACTAAGGAGACCAAG GAGAGCCAGGacagcttgtcctcagggtaa